Proteins from a genomic interval of Phenylobacterium sp. LH3H17:
- a CDS encoding ABC transporter ATP-binding protein, protein MAAESPILSLRSLAKSVPGGRVLFEGLDLDLHAGEFVAVMGESGVGKSTLLNLIAGLDGADAGQVAIDGVGLETLDDDARTGLRRDRIGFVFQAFHILPHLTLGQNVALPLVLQRAPGAEALARAGAMLDAVGLPGRAGDFPHQLSGGEMQRVAIARALVHRPGLILADEPTGNLDPETAGRVLELFAGQVRQSGAAALLVTHSDVAAAAADRVLTLTRTGLVERHGG, encoded by the coding sequence ATGGCCGCCGAGTCCCCGATCCTATCGCTGCGTTCCCTGGCCAAGTCGGTCCCCGGCGGCCGGGTGCTGTTCGAGGGTCTGGACCTGGATCTGCACGCCGGGGAGTTCGTGGCGGTCATGGGGGAGTCCGGGGTCGGCAAGTCCACCCTGCTCAACCTGATCGCCGGGCTGGACGGCGCCGACGCCGGCCAGGTGGCCATCGACGGCGTCGGTCTGGAGACCCTGGACGACGACGCCCGCACAGGCCTGCGGCGCGACCGGATCGGCTTCGTGTTCCAGGCCTTCCACATCCTGCCGCACCTGACCCTGGGCCAGAACGTGGCCTTGCCGCTGGTCCTGCAGCGGGCGCCCGGCGCTGAGGCGCTGGCGCGGGCCGGCGCCATGCTGGACGCGGTTGGCCTGCCGGGCCGGGCCGGGGACTTCCCCCACCAGCTCTCAGGCGGCGAGATGCAGCGGGTCGCGATCGCCCGTGCGCTGGTCCATCGCCCCGGCCTGATCCTCGCCGACGAGCCCACCGGCAACCTCGATCCCGAGACCGCCGGCCGGGTGCTGGAGCTGTTCGCGGGCCAGGTGCGCCAGTCCGGCGCCGCGGCCTTGCTGGTCACCCATTCCGACGTCGCCGCCGCGGCGGCCGATCGGGTCCTGACCCTGACCCGCACCGGCCTCGTCGAGCGCCATGGCGGCTGA
- a CDS encoding thioesterase family protein produces the protein MTNEPFFKRDGDHYVPTPAGRGPWNPNSLHGRVIVGLLGFELERKHGDPDFLPARLTVDMYRLPGFDPIEVTTRLIREGGRIRVAEAEFISGGVSMAKATCQFLRRTENPEGKVWKAPEWDVPKPAAIPAPDPSSGPMGKMWSTRPISGGFGQGGQRRMWMSEVRDIVEGEPLTPFQRVAVAADFASPAAHASDQGLAFINSDVTVYLHRMPRTEWIGFESAYHDATDGVAVGECRLYDEEGSIGFASCAALAQKRPARPAPAEEAKAEA, from the coding sequence ATGACAAACGAACCATTTTTCAAACGAGACGGGGACCATTACGTCCCCACCCCCGCCGGCCGAGGCCCCTGGAACCCCAACTCCCTGCACGGCCGCGTAATCGTCGGCCTGCTGGGCTTCGAGCTGGAACGCAAACACGGCGACCCGGACTTCCTGCCGGCCCGCCTGACGGTCGACATGTACCGGCTGCCGGGCTTCGATCCCATCGAGGTGACCACCCGGCTGATCCGCGAGGGCGGCCGCATTCGGGTGGCCGAGGCGGAGTTCATCTCCGGCGGCGTCAGCATGGCCAAGGCGACCTGTCAGTTCCTGCGCCGCACCGAGAATCCCGAGGGCAAGGTCTGGAAGGCGCCGGAGTGGGATGTCCCCAAGCCCGCCGCCATCCCGGCGCCGGATCCTTCGAGCGGACCCATGGGCAAGATGTGGTCCACTCGGCCGATCAGCGGCGGCTTCGGCCAGGGCGGCCAGCGTCGCATGTGGATGAGCGAGGTCCGCGACATCGTCGAGGGCGAGCCGCTCACTCCGTTCCAGCGCGTCGCCGTCGCCGCCGACTTCGCCAGCCCCGCCGCCCATGCCTCCGACCAGGGCCTGGCCTTCATCAATTCCGACGTCACCGTCTATCTGCACCGGATGCCGCGCACGGAGTGGATCGGCTTCGAGAGCGCCTATCATGACGCCACCGACGGCGTGGCGGTCGGCGAGTGCCGGCTATATGACGAAGAGGGCTCCATCGGCTTCGCCTCCTGCGCGGCCCTGGCACAAAAGCGTCCGGCGCGGCCCGCCCCTGCCGAGGAGGCGAAGGCGGAGGCGTGA
- a CDS encoding helix-turn-helix domain-containing protein yields MKWNELAQQPCSIARSVAVIGDRWTLMILRDCFLGVRRFEAFQERLGISRTIVADRLKHLVEEGVLKRVPYQDNPTRFEYRLTEKGMELHPVVMAIVHWGDRHYASRAGPPLLHRHKVCGHDFHAVQTCSECGEVVDARSVETRPGPGAPE; encoded by the coding sequence ATGAAGTGGAACGAACTGGCCCAGCAGCCATGCTCCATCGCCCGCTCGGTGGCGGTGATCGGCGACCGCTGGACCCTGATGATCCTGCGCGACTGTTTCCTGGGGGTGCGTCGGTTCGAGGCCTTCCAGGAGCGCCTGGGCATCTCGCGGACCATCGTCGCCGATCGGCTGAAGCACCTCGTGGAGGAGGGTGTGCTGAAACGCGTTCCCTACCAGGACAACCCGACCCGCTTCGAATACCGGCTGACCGAGAAGGGGATGGAGCTGCACCCTGTGGTCATGGCCATCGTCCACTGGGGCGACCGGCACTATGCCAGCCGGGCCGGCCCGCCGCTGCTGCACCGGCACAAGGTCTGCGGCCATGACTTCCATGCCGTCCAGACCTGCTCAGAATGCGGCGAGGTCGTGGATGCGAGGAGCGTCGAGACGCGCCCGGGGCCGGGCGCGCCCGAATAA
- a CDS encoding sensor histidine kinase: MAEAYNRLIGAASLAGALIDTSPVPLLLFDGHGLVVHASPSFCTAFDILAKGAEGANLANLGEGEWDIAQLHVLLDNALADGMDLGDYETDLVREGVPPRRLVVNVQNLNHVGAERHRVLMVVHDVTDVRRVEHLNVALLLEKDTLLRERAVLMQEMQHRIANSLQIIASVLLLKARTVKSEETRRHLHDAHDRVMSVAAVQQHLQASLGEVEVGPYLTKLCESLASSMIRESRPLTLSVRSDTATVTSQEAVSLGLIVTELVINALKHAFPDGREGEVLVDYELPQPGWTLSVTDDGIGKPPASHSTRVGLGTSVVEALGKQLRAQLTASDAAPGARIALVNIDPRPSNDD, translated from the coding sequence GTGGCCGAAGCCTACAATCGGCTGATTGGCGCTGCGAGCTTGGCGGGCGCGCTGATCGACACGTCTCCGGTCCCGCTTTTGCTGTTCGACGGCCACGGGCTCGTCGTTCACGCCAGCCCCTCGTTCTGCACGGCCTTCGACATTCTGGCTAAGGGCGCTGAGGGGGCCAATCTGGCCAACCTGGGCGAAGGGGAGTGGGACATCGCCCAGCTGCACGTCCTGCTGGATAACGCCCTGGCCGACGGGATGGATTTGGGCGACTACGAGACCGATCTCGTTCGGGAAGGTGTTCCCCCTCGTCGACTGGTCGTCAATGTGCAGAACCTCAACCATGTGGGGGCCGAGCGCCACCGGGTCCTGATGGTCGTTCACGACGTCACCGACGTCCGCAGGGTCGAGCACCTGAACGTGGCGCTGCTGCTGGAGAAGGACACCCTGCTGCGGGAGCGCGCGGTCCTGATGCAGGAGATGCAGCACCGCATCGCCAACAGCCTGCAGATCATCGCCAGCGTCCTGCTGCTGAAGGCCCGGACCGTGAAGTCCGAGGAAACCCGCCGGCACCTGCACGACGCCCACGACCGCGTCATGTCGGTCGCCGCCGTGCAGCAGCACCTGCAGGCAAGCCTGGGCGAGGTGGAGGTCGGCCCCTACCTGACCAAGCTGTGCGAGAGCCTGGCCTCGTCAATGATCCGCGAGTCACGGCCGCTGACCCTGAGCGTGCGATCCGACACGGCTACCGTCACGTCCCAGGAAGCCGTCAGCCTGGGTCTGATCGTCACCGAACTGGTGATCAACGCCCTGAAGCACGCCTTCCCGGATGGCCGGGAGGGCGAGGTGCTGGTCGACTATGAGCTGCCCCAGCCCGGCTGGACCTTGTCGGTCACCGACGACGGGATCGGCAAGCCGCCGGCCTCGCACAGCACCCGCGTCGGCCTCGGCACCAGTGTCGTCGAAGCCCTGGGCAAGCAGCTTCGCGCCCAGCTGACGGCCTCGGACGCCGCGCCGGGCGCCAGGATCGCGCTGGTCAACATCGATCCGCGGCCGTCCAACGACGATTGA
- a CDS encoding 2-hydroxychromene-2-carboxylate isomerase: protein MGKTVEFIFDFASPNGYMAHCVLPDIARRTGAEIKITPCLLGGLFKLTGNQAPMTAFGDVQGKLAYEALESRRFIARHGLSRYKFNPHFPINTLLIMRGMVAARRMGVEAAYTAAVFAAMWERGLKMDDPQVVAQVLTEAGLDARALLEATQDPEVKAELMANTEAAAARGAFGIPTFFVGEEMFFGKERLGQVEEELAS, encoded by the coding sequence ATGGGAAAGACCGTCGAGTTCATTTTCGATTTCGCCAGCCCCAACGGCTACATGGCCCACTGCGTCCTGCCCGACATCGCCAGGCGGACCGGGGCGGAGATCAAGATCACGCCCTGCCTGCTGGGCGGGCTGTTCAAGCTGACCGGCAACCAGGCGCCGATGACCGCCTTCGGCGACGTCCAGGGCAAGCTGGCCTACGAGGCCCTGGAGAGCCGCCGGTTCATCGCCCGGCACGGTCTGAGCCGGTACAAGTTCAATCCGCATTTCCCAATCAACACCCTGCTGATCATGCGCGGCATGGTCGCGGCCCGGCGGATGGGGGTGGAGGCGGCCTATACCGCAGCGGTCTTCGCCGCCATGTGGGAGCGTGGCCTGAAGATGGACGATCCTCAGGTCGTGGCCCAGGTGCTGACAGAGGCGGGACTCGATGCCCGCGCCCTGCTGGAGGCCACTCAGGATCCCGAGGTCAAGGCCGAGCTGATGGCCAACACCGAGGCCGCCGCGGCCCGCGGCGCCTTCGGCATCCCCACCTTCTTCGTCGGCGAGGAGATGTTCTTCGGCAAGGAGCGCCTGGGCCAAGTGGAGGAAGAGCTGGCAAGCTGA
- a CDS encoding globin, translated as MTDETNLIAWSLEEVAERHGDPTQAVYDRLFAKSPEMAELFIGDKTGAARGEMLAVVFRTLLDFSSEGAFGANMVRAEIINHEGIGVPPKVFTTFFATVMETMRDLLGEDWTPPVAAAWDELLVGLDAAIHRETAA; from the coding sequence ATGACCGACGAAACAAATCTCATCGCCTGGAGCCTCGAGGAGGTCGCTGAGCGCCACGGAGATCCGACGCAGGCGGTCTATGACCGGCTGTTCGCCAAGAGCCCCGAAATGGCCGAGCTGTTCATCGGCGACAAGACCGGCGCGGCACGCGGCGAGATGCTGGCCGTCGTCTTCCGGACCTTGCTGGACTTCTCCAGCGAGGGGGCGTTCGGCGCCAACATGGTCCGCGCCGAAATCATCAACCATGAGGGCATTGGCGTGCCGCCCAAGGTGTTCACCACCTTCTTCGCCACCGTGATGGAGACGATGCGCGACCTGTTGGGCGAGGATTGGACCCCCCCTGTGGCCGCGGCTTGGGACGAACTTCTCGTGGGCCTCGACGCCGCGATCCACAGAGAAACGGCGGCCTAG
- a CDS encoding SDR family NAD(P)-dependent oxidoreductase: MAGVCLVIGAGDGVGGAIATAFAAEGFEVCITRRARNLDQLEALAQSMRDAGGRARAFGVDARSEDEMVALFAQIEREVGPLEVVVFNIGANVRFELTETTARVFHKVWEMACFAGFLTGREAAKAMLPRGRGTILFTGASASMRGRQGFSAFSAAKQALRAVAQTAAKELGPQGIHVAHVVVDGAIDGVFARTNIADREERLARDNILKPEEIATNYVWLHKQHRSAWTHELDLRPWSESW; the protein is encoded by the coding sequence ATGGCCGGGGTCTGTCTTGTAATCGGCGCCGGGGACGGGGTCGGGGGCGCCATCGCCACGGCATTCGCGGCCGAAGGCTTCGAGGTCTGCATCACTCGGCGGGCGCGCAATCTCGATCAGCTGGAAGCCCTGGCCCAGTCCATGCGCGACGCCGGCGGCAGGGCCCGGGCCTTCGGGGTCGACGCCCGGTCCGAGGACGAGATGGTCGCGCTGTTCGCGCAGATCGAGCGCGAGGTCGGTCCCCTGGAGGTGGTGGTGTTCAATATCGGAGCCAACGTCCGCTTCGAGCTGACCGAGACCACCGCCAGGGTGTTCCACAAGGTCTGGGAGATGGCCTGTTTCGCGGGCTTCCTGACCGGGCGCGAGGCCGCCAAGGCGATGCTGCCACGCGGCCGCGGCACCATCCTGTTCACCGGCGCCTCGGCCTCGATGCGCGGCCGCCAGGGGTTCTCGGCCTTCTCGGCGGCCAAGCAAGCCCTGCGCGCGGTGGCCCAGACGGCGGCCAAGGAGCTGGGCCCCCAGGGAATCCACGTGGCCCACGTGGTGGTCGACGGGGCCATCGACGGGGTCTTCGCCCGCACCAACATCGCCGATCGCGAGGAGCGGCTGGCCCGCGACAACATCCTCAAGCCCGAGGAGATCGCCACGAACTATGTGTGGCTCCACAAGCAACACCGCTCGGCCTGGACGCATGAACTGGACCTGCGCCCCTGGTCCGAGAGCTGGTGA
- a CDS encoding prolyl oligopeptidase family protein — MSAFPALALSDPNDPYVYMEEIEGARAMAFARAENARSLPLLQNDPRYSKLYADALTIATAKDRIPGMGFAGDGSLRNYWQDAEHVRGVWRSTDLDSYRTGKPAWRTILDLDALAKTEGKNWVWKGADCLAPDDRICLVSLSDGGKDAVEVREFDTANGRFVKDGFFLPQGKHRFAWVDADTLAVATEWAKGEVTTSGYPYIIKLVKRGRPLAEATEVFRGKSEDGGYGVSPIALRDADGRLQALIAFRPLDTFNAEHHLLGDAGATKLPVPLKSSIQGLIDGQMLLTLEQDWVAHEGKSGDLLALDLQKLKTDAANTRPTLILRPSQSQAIEQVATTRNRLVVALYENVKGGILSFSHGPKGWTSTKLDLPRDASIGVASASDRDDRLLLSVAGFLMPSTQVLADATTGTTETLRTLPARFDASKHVVKQHWATSKDGTKVPYFVVRPKDLKPDGSAPTLLYAYGGFQVSQTPGYAASVGKLWLERGGVYVIANIRGGGEFGPRWHEAGLKLNRMRVYDDFFAVSEDLIARKITSPAKLGIMGGSNGGLLMGVALTLRPELYKAIVVQVPLFDMIGYTHIGAGASWVGEYGDPANPEERKVIDTYSPYQLLAKGKPYPKVFLETSTKDDRVHPAHARKAAARLKELGYDYLYYENIDGGHAAAANLNETAKRQALEYTYLTQQLMD, encoded by the coding sequence ATGTCAGCCTTCCCTGCGCTCGCCCTGTCCGATCCCAACGACCCATACGTCTATATGGAGGAGATCGAGGGCGCGAGAGCCATGGCCTTCGCGCGCGCAGAAAACGCCCGCTCCCTGCCCTTGCTGCAGAATGACCCGCGCTATTCCAAGCTCTATGCCGACGCGCTCACCATCGCCACGGCCAAGGATCGGATTCCCGGCATGGGCTTCGCCGGCGACGGGAGCCTCCGCAACTACTGGCAGGACGCCGAACACGTCCGCGGGGTCTGGCGTTCAACCGACCTCGACAGCTACCGGACCGGCAAGCCCGCCTGGAGGACGATCCTCGACCTCGACGCCCTGGCCAAGACCGAGGGCAAGAACTGGGTCTGGAAGGGCGCAGATTGCCTGGCGCCGGACGACAGGATCTGCCTGGTCTCGCTCTCCGACGGTGGCAAGGACGCCGTCGAGGTCCGCGAGTTCGACACGGCGAACGGCCGGTTCGTGAAGGACGGCTTCTTCCTGCCGCAGGGAAAGCACCGGTTCGCCTGGGTCGACGCCGACACCTTGGCGGTTGCCACCGAATGGGCCAAGGGCGAGGTCACCACCTCCGGCTACCCCTACATCATCAAGCTGGTGAAGCGCGGCCGGCCACTCGCCGAAGCGACCGAGGTGTTCCGCGGCAAGTCCGAGGACGGCGGCTACGGCGTCTCGCCCATCGCGCTGCGCGATGCGGACGGCCGGCTGCAGGCCCTGATCGCCTTCCGGCCGCTCGATACCTTCAACGCCGAACATCATCTGCTCGGGGACGCCGGGGCGACCAAGCTGCCGGTTCCGCTGAAGTCGTCCATCCAGGGCCTGATCGACGGCCAGATGCTGCTGACGCTGGAGCAGGACTGGGTAGCGCATGAGGGAAAGTCGGGCGACCTGCTCGCGCTCGACCTCCAGAAGCTCAAGACCGACGCGGCCAATACCCGTCCGACCTTGATCCTGCGCCCCTCACAGAGCCAGGCGATCGAACAGGTGGCCACCACCCGCAACCGACTGGTCGTCGCCCTCTATGAAAATGTGAAGGGCGGCATCCTCAGCTTCAGTCACGGCCCCAAGGGTTGGACCTCGACCAAGCTCGACCTGCCCCGGGACGCCTCGATCGGCGTCGCCTCGGCGTCGGACCGCGATGACAGGCTGCTGCTGTCGGTGGCGGGCTTCCTCATGCCCTCCACCCAGGTGCTGGCCGACGCCACCACCGGAACGACGGAGACCCTGCGCACCCTGCCCGCCCGCTTCGACGCTTCGAAGCACGTGGTCAAACAGCACTGGGCGACCTCGAAGGACGGGACGAAGGTTCCCTACTTCGTTGTCCGGCCGAAGGACCTGAAGCCGGACGGCTCGGCGCCCACCCTGCTCTACGCCTATGGCGGCTTCCAGGTGTCGCAGACGCCCGGTTACGCCGCCTCGGTCGGCAAGCTCTGGCTTGAGCGTGGCGGGGTCTATGTGATCGCCAACATCCGGGGCGGCGGCGAGTTTGGGCCTCGCTGGCACGAGGCGGGCCTGAAACTGAACCGCATGCGGGTCTATGACGACTTCTTCGCCGTCTCCGAGGACCTGATCGCGCGCAAGATCACCAGTCCCGCCAAGCTGGGGATCATGGGCGGCTCCAACGGCGGTCTGCTGATGGGCGTGGCGCTCACCCTGCGGCCGGAGCTCTACAAGGCCATCGTCGTCCAGGTGCCGCTGTTCGACATGATCGGCTACACCCACATCGGCGCCGGGGCCTCTTGGGTCGGCGAGTACGGCGATCCGGCCAATCCAGAAGAGCGCAAGGTGATCGACACCTATTCGCCCTACCAGCTCCTGGCCAAGGGCAAGCCCTATCCGAAGGTCTTTCTGGAGACCTCGACCAAGGACGACCGGGTCCATCCAGCCCACGCCCGCAAGGCCGCCGCGCGCCTCAAGGAGCTGGGCTACGACTACCTCTATTACGAGAACATCGACGGCGGCCACGCCGCGGCGGCCAACCTCAACGAGACCGCCAAGCGCCAGGCGCTGGAGTACACCTACCTGACGCAGCAGTTGATGGACTGA